In Lysobacter firmicutimachus, one genomic interval encodes:
- a CDS encoding fasciclin domain-containing protein, whose product MNSSALSARVMPRIVSIARPDSTARKLLEVAAEHGFSVFCDAAERAGLRELLDGPGPFTAFIPTDAAFGMLPDGYLESLLLAPNQPRLIDLLCHHLIARRKTVAEFERWSSLKTLHGNSLAIQSVDRHVMVGIAKVVQPNLHASNAAIHGIDRVNRFPDAR is encoded by the coding sequence ATGAACTCCTCCGCCCTGTCCGCGCGCGTCATGCCGCGGATCGTCTCCATCGCCCGCCCGGACAGCACCGCAAGAAAGCTGCTCGAAGTCGCCGCCGAGCACGGGTTCTCCGTGTTCTGCGACGCGGCCGAACGCGCCGGATTGCGCGAACTGCTGGACGGGCCCGGTCCGTTCACCGCCTTCATCCCCACCGATGCAGCGTTCGGCATGCTTCCGGATGGCTACCTCGAATCGCTGTTGCTCGCGCCGAACCAGCCGCGCCTGATCGACTTGCTGTGCCATCACCTGATCGCCAGGCGCAAGACCGTGGCCGAGTTCGAGCGCTGGAGTTCGCTGAAGACCTTGCACGGAAACAGCCTGGCGATCCAATCGGTCGACAGGCATGTGATGGTCGGCATCGCCAAGGTCGTCCAGCCCAACCTGCATGCGAGCAACGCCGCCATCCACGGCATCGACCGGGTCAACCGGTTTCCGGACGCGCGCTGA
- a CDS encoding polysaccharide deacetylase family protein: MDWHGFLQARPQAYLGRGAADRRVLALTFDDGPGRATPALLDALRELDVRASFFCVGAAMRAQPAFVQRLLDEGHELGNHSERHADARGIEAGQWMREEVEPTAEALAAAARDRPVAAAPLFRPAYGELDAAQFDALAAAGYVVVGWSVDPRDWLEPDAPGYVSCVVESVLARIHPGAIVLLHDGDDESGGARHGIVEIVRRLVPALRNQGYGLVRAGELMAAAGAGRTTAIS, encoded by the coding sequence ATGGACTGGCACGGATTCCTGCAGGCCCGGCCACAGGCCTATCTCGGCCGCGGCGCCGCGGACCGGCGCGTACTGGCGCTGACCTTCGACGACGGACCCGGTCGCGCCACGCCGGCCCTGCTCGATGCCTTGCGCGAACTCGATGTGCGCGCCAGCTTCTTCTGCGTCGGCGCGGCGATGCGCGCGCAGCCAGCGTTCGTACAGCGATTGCTCGATGAAGGGCACGAACTGGGCAACCACTCCGAGCGCCATGCCGATGCGCGCGGGATCGAGGCCGGGCAGTGGATGCGCGAGGAAGTAGAGCCGACGGCCGAGGCGCTGGCGGCGGCCGCGCGCGACCGGCCGGTCGCGGCGGCGCCGTTGTTCCGCCCGGCCTACGGCGAACTCGATGCCGCGCAATTCGACGCGCTGGCCGCGGCCGGCTACGTCGTGGTCGGCTGGTCGGTCGACCCGCGCGACTGGTTGGAACCGGACGCGCCGGGCTATGTCTCCTGCGTGGTCGAGTCCGTATTGGCGCGTATCCACCCCGGCGCGATCGTGCTGCTGCACGACGGCGACGACGAAAGCGGCGGCGCGCGCCACGGCATCGTCGAGATCGTGCGTCGGCTGGTGCCGGCGCTGCGGAACCAGGGCTATGGCTTGGTAAGGGCCGGGGAACTGATGGCGGCGGCGGGCGCGGGCCGGACGACGGCGATAAGCTGA
- a CDS encoding response regulator translates to MRILVVEDQTDLRQAVAKRIRALGHAADEAPDGAMAESFVRSYVYDALILDRLLPDGDALVLLRRWRGEGLGAPALFLTACDQVDDRIEGLASGADDYLIKPFSMDELMARIAAIARRGGSIRPTRLRVGDLEIDLGRREVHRRGVLLPLRPKEFAVLQRLAERAGRVVSRSELIAGCWGEDREPASNAEEAVMAALRRKLGDPSPLRMVRGAGYALEDGPLEGGDGPQAP, encoded by the coding sequence ATGCGCATCCTCGTCGTCGAAGACCAAACGGACCTGCGGCAGGCGGTGGCCAAGCGCATCCGCGCGCTCGGCCACGCCGCCGACGAAGCGCCGGACGGCGCGATGGCCGAATCTTTCGTTCGCAGCTACGTCTACGACGCCTTGATCCTGGACCGGCTGCTGCCCGACGGCGACGCCCTGGTCCTGCTGCGGCGCTGGCGCGGCGAGGGCCTGGGCGCGCCGGCGTTGTTCCTAACCGCCTGCGATCAGGTCGACGACCGCATCGAAGGCCTGGCCAGCGGCGCCGACGACTATCTGATCAAGCCGTTTTCGATGGACGAGCTGATGGCGCGGATCGCGGCGATCGCCCGTCGCGGCGGTTCCATCCGACCCACCCGGCTGCGGGTCGGCGATCTGGAGATCGACCTGGGCCGGCGCGAAGTGCATCGGCGCGGGGTGCTGTTGCCGCTGCGGCCGAAGGAGTTCGCGGTGCTGCAGCGGCTGGCCGAACGCGCCGGCCGGGTGGTGTCGCGCAGCGAGCTGATCGCCGGCTGCTGGGGCGAGGACCGCGAGCCGGCTTCGAACGCCGAAGAAGCGGTGATGGCCGCGTTGCGGCGCAAGCTCGGCGATCCCTCGCCGCTGCGCATGGTGCGCGGCGCCGGCTATGCGCTCGAAGACGGCCCGCTTGAGGGCGGCGATGGCCCCCAGGCTCCGTGA
- a CDS encoding GH92 family glycosyl hydrolase, with protein MSLGHNARRGRGRPQDVASRRIARRCSIAVAIALAWPAFAAAPRSFSTSFETGEAVPAAAPDVPGSLHVDGGPDAGAALTAKPGVGFTGLRSLRYQGEGGHEQRLHAFDVDLALSKDSVLSYRVFPLSDERVSGRRATVPADGLRNTSGFVAVDLEFDDGSRLSQRAPLDRYGQPLTARGQGLARLLYPDQWNAVSSRIGDVAAGRRVRRILVVHDADHAAPFRGWLDDLRIERMPAAKGPAPRPSDYVDTRRGSNSNARFSRGNTFPAVALPHGFNFWTPTTNAGSHWIYQYQERNGDDNRPRLEALALSHEPSPWMGDRQTFHVLPAIGTARPEFDRGKRALSFGHDQETARADYYRVRFDNGLVAELTPTDHAAMLRFTFPDANAQLLFDHRDEHGDIRLNPDDGSLSGWSDSRSSLSTGATRLYFYARFDRPVRGGERLPREKGRDRVSAWYGFDLGAEPSRQLTMRIATSLIGVEQAKRNLALEIGADEGFDAVRERARAAWDAKLGAVRIEGAPEHERATLYSNLYRLFLYPNSGYENTGTAEQPVYRYASPFAPPAGADGDTATGATVVDGKVFVNNGFWDTYRTSWPAYVLLAPTQAGEMIDGFVQQYRDGGWIARWSSPGYADLMVGTSSDVAFADAWLKGVRNFDVRSFYQSAIRNASSVSPIPGAGRKGIERAIFTGYTDTTVGEGLSWSMDGYINDFAIGRLAAALAQEAAADDPYRAGYADDAVYYRNRALGYVNLFHPQLGFFVGRHRDGRWRYTASEFDPLRWGGDYTETNAWNMAFHAPQDGAGLAALYGGRVALGNKLDLFFATPGLFEVGSYGQVIHEMLEARDVRMGQYGHSNQPSHHIPYMYAAAGQPWRTQEKVRDILDRLYVGGEIGQGYPGDEDNGEMSAWWLFSAAGFYPLRMGSPEYVIGAPRFERMSIRLENGRELRINAPKVGARNRYVQSLRVNGEPWDRLTLPHELLAQGAVLDFRMGPSPSNWASAPQALPESLSADGEKPTPWRDLGRRDNATVAGIAAKQAAALFDDDSGTGVRLNVPMPSIAWTFKRPATVHLYTLTSSAKRGDAQAWALQGSNDGEQWTTLDERSGQAFAWRRQTRAFALAQPASYSRYRLRLVGEGGAIELAEVELIGEAP; from the coding sequence ATGTCGTTGGGTCATAACGCTCGCCGCGGTCGCGGCCGGCCGCAGGATGTCGCAAGCCGTCGGATCGCACGCCGTTGTTCGATCGCGGTCGCGATCGCATTGGCCTGGCCGGCGTTCGCGGCGGCGCCGCGCAGCTTCTCGACCTCGTTCGAAACCGGCGAAGCGGTACCCGCAGCCGCTCCCGACGTGCCGGGCTCGCTGCATGTGGACGGTGGCCCGGACGCGGGCGCGGCCTTGACCGCCAAGCCCGGCGTCGGCTTCACCGGATTGCGCTCGCTGCGCTATCAAGGCGAGGGCGGGCACGAACAACGCCTGCACGCGTTCGACGTCGATCTGGCGCTGAGCAAGGACAGCGTGCTGTCCTATCGCGTATTTCCCTTGTCGGACGAGCGCGTGTCGGGACGGCGCGCGACGGTGCCGGCCGACGGCCTGCGCAACACTTCCGGCTTCGTTGCGGTCGATCTGGAATTCGACGACGGCAGCCGGCTGTCGCAGCGCGCGCCGCTGGACCGGTACGGCCAGCCGCTGACCGCGCGCGGCCAGGGGTTGGCGCGGCTGCTGTATCCGGACCAATGGAATGCCGTCTCCAGCCGCATCGGCGACGTCGCGGCCGGACGCCGCGTGCGGCGCATCCTGGTCGTGCACGATGCCGACCACGCTGCGCCGTTTCGCGGCTGGCTGGACGATCTGCGCATCGAGCGCATGCCGGCGGCGAAGGGCCCGGCGCCGCGGCCCAGCGACTACGTCGACACCCGTCGCGGCAGCAATTCCAATGCGCGTTTCTCGCGCGGCAATACCTTCCCGGCGGTCGCGTTGCCGCACGGTTTCAATTTCTGGACCCCGACGACGAACGCCGGTTCGCACTGGATCTACCAGTACCAGGAGCGCAACGGCGACGACAACCGGCCGCGCCTGGAGGCGCTGGCACTGTCGCACGAGCCCAGCCCGTGGATGGGCGACCGCCAGACCTTCCACGTCCTGCCGGCGATCGGTACCGCCCGGCCCGAGTTCGACCGCGGCAAGCGCGCGCTGAGCTTCGGCCACGACCAGGAGACCGCGCGCGCCGATTACTACCGGGTGCGCTTCGACAACGGCCTGGTCGCCGAGCTGACCCCGACCGATCATGCCGCGATGCTGCGCTTCACTTTCCCGGACGCGAACGCGCAATTGCTGTTCGATCATCGCGACGAGCACGGCGATATCCGGCTGAATCCCGACGACGGCAGCCTGAGCGGCTGGAGCGACAGCCGCAGTTCGCTGTCGACCGGCGCGACCCGGTTGTACTTCTACGCGCGTTTCGACCGGCCGGTGCGCGGCGGCGAGCGCCTGCCGCGCGAGAAGGGCCGCGACCGCGTGTCGGCCTGGTACGGCTTCGACCTCGGCGCCGAGCCGTCGCGGCAATTGACGATGCGCATCGCCACCTCGCTCATCGGCGTCGAACAGGCCAAGCGCAACCTGGCGCTGGAAATCGGCGCCGACGAGGGCTTCGACGCGGTGCGCGAGCGCGCCCGCGCGGCCTGGGACGCCAAGCTCGGCGCGGTGCGCATCGAAGGCGCGCCCGAGCACGAACGCGCCACCTTGTACTCGAACCTGTACCGCCTGTTCCTGTATCCGAACAGCGGCTACGAGAACACCGGCACCGCAGAACAGCCGGTGTACCGCTACGCCAGCCCGTTCGCGCCCCCTGCCGGCGCCGATGGCGATACCGCCACCGGCGCGACCGTGGTCGACGGCAAGGTGTTCGTCAACAACGGCTTCTGGGACACCTACCGCACCAGTTGGCCGGCCTATGTCTTGCTGGCGCCGACCCAGGCCGGCGAGATGATCGACGGCTTCGTCCAGCAGTACCGCGACGGCGGCTGGATCGCGCGCTGGTCTTCGCCGGGTTATGCCGACCTGATGGTCGGCACCAGTTCCGACGTCGCCTTCGCCGACGCCTGGCTCAAGGGCGTGCGCAATTTCGACGTGCGTTCGTTCTATCAGTCGGCGATCCGCAATGCTTCCAGCGTCAGCCCGATTCCGGGCGCGGGGCGCAAGGGCATCGAGCGGGCGATCTTTACCGGCTACACCGACACCACCGTCGGCGAGGGCCTGTCCTGGTCGATGGACGGTTACATCAACGACTTCGCCATCGGGCGTTTGGCCGCGGCGCTGGCGCAGGAGGCTGCGGCCGACGATCCCTATCGCGCCGGCTACGCCGACGATGCGGTCTATTACCGCAATCGCGCGCTGGGCTACGTCAACCTGTTCCATCCGCAATTGGGTTTCTTCGTCGGTCGTCATCGCGACGGCCGCTGGCGCTACACCGCCAGCGAGTTCGACCCGCTGCGCTGGGGCGGCGACTACACCGAGACCAACGCCTGGAACATGGCCTTCCACGCGCCGCAGGACGGCGCCGGCCTGGCGGCGCTGTACGGCGGCCGGGTCGCGCTGGGCAACAAGCTCGACCTGTTCTTCGCCACGCCCGGCCTGTTCGAGGTCGGCAGCTACGGCCAGGTGATCCACGAGATGCTGGAAGCGCGCGACGTACGCATGGGCCAGTACGGCCACAGCAACCAGCCCTCGCACCACATTCCCTACATGTATGCCGCCGCCGGCCAGCCGTGGCGGACTCAGGAGAAAGTGCGCGACATTCTCGACCGGTTGTACGTCGGCGGCGAGATCGGCCAGGGCTATCCGGGCGACGAGGACAACGGCGAGATGTCGGCGTGGTGGCTGTTCAGCGCCGCCGGTTTCTATCCGCTGCGGATGGGCTCGCCGGAGTACGTGATCGGCGCGCCGCGCTTCGAGCGGATGAGCATCCGCCTGGAGAACGGGCGCGAGTTGCGCATCAACGCGCCCAAAGTCGGGGCGCGCAACCGTTACGTGCAGTCGCTGCGGGTCAACGGCGAGCCCTGGGACCGGTTGACGCTGCCGCACGAACTGCTGGCGCAAGGGGCGGTGCTGGATTTCCGCATGGGCCCGTCGCCGTCGAACTGGGCCAGCGCGCCGCAGGCGCTGCCGGAATCGTTGAGCGCCGACGGCGAGAAGCCGACGCCCTGGCGCGACCTGGGCCGGCGCGACAACGCGACCGTGGCCGGCATCGCGGCCAAGCAGGCGGCGGCCTTGTTCGACGACGACTCCGGCACCGGCGTGCGTCTGAACGTGCCGATGCCGTCGATCGCCTGGACCTTCAAGCGTCCGGCGACGGTGCATCTGTACACGCTGACTTCCTCGGCCAAGCGCGGCGATGCCCAGGCCTGGGCCTTGCAAGGTTCCAACGACGGCGAGCAGTGGACCACCCTCGACGAGCGCAGCGGCCAGGCCTTCGCCTGGCGCCGGCAGACGCGTGCGTTCGCGCTGGCGCAGCCGGCGAGCTACAGCCGCTACCGCCTGCGCCTGGTCGGCGAGGGCGGCGCGATCGAACTGGCCGAGGTGGAGTTGATCGGCGAAGCGCCGTGA
- a CDS encoding glycosyltransferase family 2 protein — protein MLSQFFLTGLVGFSTLILLCCLIFLAGWAVWRVLRRPPSPTLADYPFVSILVPFYNEPPASFLRTLEAIENAEYPGRIEVLLVDDGSTNATPQALAQWLQPPREKCYRLVSLARNGGAKGLALDAALPQLSPESDVVTVIDSDTVILPCSLRRAVEALYASPRHAAACGLIVPDERHRSWLHRLQFYEHVGALAAIRYVQSKIGVVNVVAGAFSLHRTAVIRELGGWGDWLVEDISWTWRAFAHGYSIAYAPDAIAYTICPTTLQGLFRQRRRWARGRLESFRVAWRISWARTMTMLPWWLLWAQSALVPTLLLLIAGALVYRSPSLLAIAGLNWSLMALLNFVSMIQARTRLGLRPLDLALVSVCNTVIDVLLLPANLIGLLDELRGGRKTWLTR, from the coding sequence ATGCTGAGCCAGTTCTTCTTGACCGGCCTGGTCGGTTTCTCGACCTTGATCCTGTTGTGTTGCCTGATCTTTCTCGCCGGTTGGGCGGTGTGGCGCGTCTTGCGGCGGCCGCCGTCGCCGACGTTGGCCGACTATCCCTTCGTTTCGATCCTGGTGCCGTTCTACAACGAGCCGCCGGCGTCGTTCCTGCGTACGCTGGAGGCGATCGAGAACGCCGAATACCCCGGCCGGATCGAAGTGCTGCTGGTCGACGACGGGTCCACGAACGCTACGCCGCAGGCGCTGGCGCAGTGGCTGCAGCCGCCGCGCGAAAAGTGCTATCGCCTGGTGTCGTTGGCGCGCAACGGCGGCGCCAAGGGCCTGGCCCTGGATGCGGCCTTGCCGCAGCTGTCGCCGGAGTCGGACGTGGTCACGGTGATCGACAGCGATACGGTGATCCTGCCGTGCTCGTTGCGGCGCGCGGTCGAGGCCCTGTACGCCTCGCCGCGCCATGCCGCCGCCTGCGGGCTGATCGTGCCCGACGAGCGCCATCGCTCCTGGCTGCACCGGCTGCAGTTCTACGAGCATGTCGGGGCGCTCGCGGCGATCCGCTATGTGCAGAGCAAGATCGGTGTGGTCAACGTGGTCGCCGGGGCGTTCTCGTTGCACCGCACCGCGGTGATCCGCGAACTCGGCGGCTGGGGCGACTGGCTGGTCGAGGACATTTCCTGGACCTGGCGCGCCTTCGCCCACGGCTATTCGATCGCCTACGCGCCCGACGCGATCGCGTACACGATCTGCCCGACCACGCTGCAGGGCCTGTTCCGCCAACGCCGGCGCTGGGCGCGCGGACGGCTGGAGTCGTTCCGCGTCGCCTGGCGCATCTCCTGGGCGCGGACCATGACCATGCTGCCGTGGTGGCTGCTGTGGGCGCAATCGGCGCTGGTGCCGACCTTGCTGCTGTTGATCGCCGGCGCGTTGGTCTATCGCAGTCCCAGCCTGCTCGCGATCGCAGGACTGAACTGGTCGCTGATGGCGCTGCTGAATTTCGTCTCGATGATTCAGGCGCGCACCCGGCTGGGCCTGAGACCGTTGGACCTGGCCCTGGTCTCGGTGTGCAACACCGTCATCGACGTGCTGCTGTTGCCGGCCAACCTGATCGGCTTGCTCGACGAACTGCGCGGCGGTCGCAAGACCTGGCTGACGCGCTGA
- the pgaA gene encoding poly-beta-1,6 N-acetyl-D-glucosamine export porin PgaA has translation MPITHRLAYALAFTLVSASSICPFSSVSATESQPKPLNPLPEIERLRADRQWLAALAQIEAGLAVRPGDEALYRLQVLTLADLGNAYRAWSLYRERPGLFSAEERQRLESNRLARMVVWGGLYPENEAQRLEEIRAARSAMAEYRQSQSDSQRQADLRTRFDELVMLNILERHADTVQNYRQLQAEGVQVPLYALARVGASLLAARHPEEAATVLERVVREMPEDHDSQLQLAYAYSEAERFDDAKRQLQKIKAAEPAFVRVPGAKVSHANWRHYDADTNLIMVGLYGEDTVGAQRDLEALAAIGPNNAGLQTNLGVAYQRRGWTERALERFRMASTLEPTSVGARIGQIGAYLEHDRVDLARPIHDELLARRERDVQVRQMRESWDSRLGWQWQVSTSSHRSRADGGGDSTSPLGSRDGAHRAEIRSPLIHDRWRLTAHAQDAWADYPGERVHDRRQGVGALYAYDRLSLGFGVDRASDRWLDRDDRTGYYLDAGWRFNDAWRGSASWYRQSPDASLQARRAGIDADALSLGLRWTPSDRTAVAASVQQLRYSDDNRRSAFALSLDQRAYTRPHLQLDGLADLSASRASRRDADVPYFNPSRDASLNLGLRLNHVAWRRYSRHLLQRFTAYAGPYWQQGYGSAWIPQLRYEHEWGLGTGRKLTYGLSWSRPVYDGQREERLGFDLNFRWGEQ, from the coding sequence ATGCCGATTACGCATCGCCTTGCTTACGCCCTTGCCTTCACCTTGGTTTCTGCGAGCTCAATCTGCCCTTTTTCGTCAGTTTCAGCCACTGAGAGTCAACCCAAGCCCCTGAACCCCCTGCCCGAGATCGAGCGCCTGCGCGCCGACCGGCAGTGGCTGGCGGCCCTGGCACAGATCGAAGCCGGCCTCGCCGTCCGTCCCGGCGACGAGGCGCTGTATCGCCTGCAGGTGTTGACCCTGGCCGATCTTGGCAACGCCTACCGCGCTTGGAGCCTGTACCGCGAACGTCCCGGTTTGTTCAGCGCCGAAGAACGCCAGCGCCTGGAATCCAATCGCCTGGCGCGGATGGTGGTGTGGGGCGGGCTGTATCCGGAGAACGAAGCGCAGCGGCTGGAGGAAATCCGCGCCGCGCGCAGCGCGATGGCCGAGTACCGCCAGAGCCAGAGCGACAGCCAGCGCCAGGCCGACCTGCGCACGCGCTTCGACGAGCTGGTGATGCTCAACATCCTCGAACGCCACGCCGACACGGTGCAGAACTACCGCCAGTTGCAGGCCGAAGGCGTCCAGGTGCCGCTGTACGCCCTGGCCCGGGTCGGCGCCTCGTTGCTGGCCGCGCGCCACCCCGAGGAAGCGGCGACGGTGCTGGAGCGGGTCGTGCGCGAAATGCCGGAAGACCACGACTCGCAGCTGCAGCTGGCCTATGCCTATTCCGAGGCCGAGCGCTTCGACGACGCGAAGAGACAACTGCAGAAGATCAAGGCCGCCGAGCCCGCCTTCGTACGCGTGCCCGGGGCCAAGGTCAGCCACGCCAACTGGCGCCACTACGACGCCGACACCAACCTGATCATGGTCGGCCTGTACGGCGAGGACACCGTCGGCGCACAGCGCGATCTGGAAGCGCTGGCGGCGATCGGCCCGAACAACGCCGGCCTGCAGACCAACCTCGGCGTCGCCTACCAGCGCCGCGGCTGGACCGAGCGCGCGCTGGAACGCTTCCGCATGGCCAGCACCCTGGAACCGACCAGCGTCGGCGCGCGGATCGGCCAGATCGGCGCCTACCTCGAACACGACCGGGTCGATCTGGCGCGGCCGATCCACGACGAGCTGTTGGCGCGCCGCGAACGCGACGTGCAGGTGCGGCAGATGCGCGAGTCCTGGGACAGCCGGCTGGGCTGGCAGTGGCAGGTGTCGACCTCGAGCCATCGCAGCCGCGCCGACGGCGGCGGCGACAGCACCTCGCCGCTCGGCAGCCGCGACGGCGCCCACCGCGCCGAAATCCGCAGCCCGCTGATCCACGATCGCTGGCGCCTCACCGCGCACGCGCAAGACGCCTGGGCCGACTACCCGGGCGAACGCGTGCACGACCGCCGCCAGGGCGTCGGCGCGCTGTACGCCTACGACCGGCTCAGCCTGGGGTTCGGCGTCGACCGCGCCAGCGACCGCTGGCTCGACCGCGACGACCGCACCGGCTATTACCTCGACGCCGGCTGGCGCTTCAACGACGCCTGGCGCGGCAGCGCGTCCTGGTACCGGCAGTCGCCGGACGCTTCGCTGCAGGCGCGCCGCGCCGGCATCGACGCCGACGCGCTGAGCCTGGGCCTGCGCTGGACGCCCAGCGACCGCACCGCGGTCGCCGCCAGCGTGCAACAGCTGCGCTACAGCGACGACAACCGCCGCAGCGCGTTCGCGCTGTCGCTCGACCAGCGCGCCTATACCCGCCCGCACCTGCAGCTCGACGGCCTGGCCGACCTCTCGGCCAGCCGCGCCAGCCGCCGCGATGCCGACGTGCCCTACTTCAACCCCAGCCGCGACGCCTCGCTCAATCTCGGCCTGCGCCTGAACCACGTCGCCTGGCGCCGCTACAGCCGCCACCTGCTGCAACGCTTCACCGCCTACGCCGGCCCCTACTGGCAGCAGGGCTACGGCAGCGCCTGGATTCCGCAGCTGCGCTACGAACACGAATGGGGGCTGGGCACCGGCCGCAAGCTGACCTACGGCCTGAGCTGGTCGCGCCCGGTCTACGACGGCCAGCGCGAGGAACGACTCGGCTTCGATCTGAACTTCCGTTGGGGAGAGCAATGA
- a CDS encoding MFS transporter, producing the protein MPRFALRRRAADAARLWRLSRRDPRLGWLLLDNLITTFGASFTLIALPFLVMRLTGRAFDLGLTAAIEALPSALLLGFGRGLLDRLDPLRVLWWCRACYVALNAALAILAGSGRITIESVYAIALLGGLVWALAYPAGRASFGLYIRKPLLAAGNAVFAVASSLAMTLLPMLAGSLILRSHDARSLAWAFWIDAICVAASLWLLAAVRRRGPVRGAGAGPDASSGAQALPAAAAVPRSYYAYLLISTVLAFGPVQVLLPLLLVERGDARYFLIYLAQFAGIAVAAPLAARATDPMRAVLRKILLCWAAAALAYALLAASAALPPTLAAFCLLAAASNYYGIQSLSWLQRNADAQRMGREMTWFSAATMGAMPLATLFAGLLADRLRLAPAAAALAAAIALCLLAGVVHLQRGLRRAEYENAPGAQAPGARVR; encoded by the coding sequence ATGCCCCGGTTCGCGCTGCGCCGCCGCGCCGCCGACGCCGCGCGCCTATGGCGGCTGAGCCGGCGCGATCCGCGCCTGGGCTGGCTGTTGCTCGACAATCTCATCACCACCTTCGGCGCCAGTTTCACCCTGATCGCCCTGCCGTTTCTGGTCATGCGCCTGACCGGCCGCGCCTTCGACCTGGGCCTGACCGCGGCGATCGAAGCCTTGCCCAGCGCGCTGCTGCTCGGATTCGGCCGCGGCCTGCTCGATCGGCTCGATCCGCTGCGCGTGCTGTGGTGGTGCCGCGCCTGTTACGTGGCGCTCAATGCCGCATTGGCGATCCTGGCCGGCAGCGGCCGGATCACGATCGAAAGCGTATACGCGATCGCCCTGCTCGGCGGCCTGGTCTGGGCGCTGGCGTACCCGGCCGGTCGCGCCAGCTTCGGCCTGTACATCCGCAAACCCCTGCTCGCCGCCGGCAACGCGGTGTTCGCGGTCGCGTCCAGCCTGGCGATGACGCTGTTGCCGATGCTCGCGGGCAGTCTGATTCTGCGCAGCCACGACGCGCGCAGCCTGGCGTGGGCCTTCTGGATCGACGCCATTTGCGTGGCGGCCTCGTTGTGGCTGCTGGCGGCGGTGCGCCGGCGCGGGCCGGTACGCGGCGCAGGCGCCGGCCCGGACGCATCCAGCGGGGCGCAGGCGCTCCCGGCCGCGGCCGCCGTGCCGCGCAGTTACTACGCCTACTTGCTGATCAGCACCGTGCTCGCCTTCGGTCCGGTGCAGGTGCTATTGCCGCTGCTGCTGGTCGAACGCGGCGATGCGCGCTATTTCCTGATCTATCTGGCCCAGTTCGCCGGCATCGCCGTCGCCGCGCCGTTGGCGGCGCGCGCCACCGATCCCATGCGGGCGGTGCTGCGCAAAATCCTGCTGTGCTGGGCTGCGGCCGCCCTCGCCTATGCCCTGCTCGCCGCCAGCGCCGCGCTGCCGCCGACCCTGGCCGCGTTCTGCCTGCTCGCGGCGGCATCGAACTACTACGGCATCCAGTCGCTGTCGTGGCTGCAGCGCAATGCCGATGCGCAGCGCATGGGCCGCGAGATGACCTGGTTCTCCGCCGCGACCATGGGCGCGATGCCGCTGGCGACGCTGTTCGCCGGCCTGCTCGCCGACCGCCTGCGCCTGGCGCCGGCGGCCGCGGCCCTGGCCGCGGCGATCGCGCTGTGCCTGCTGGCCGGAGTCGTCCATCTGCAACGCGGCCTGCGCCGCGCGGAGTACGAAAACGCCCCGGGGGCGCAGGCCCCCGGGGCTCGCGTGCGATGA
- a CDS encoding fasciclin domain-containing protein, giving the protein MTTPQNTQQTETSNLSVLDTVAANGSFGIFGRAVEQAGLKETLAGPGPFTVFAPTDAAFDSLPAGKLDDLFKPENQEQLSSILKYHIVNGRRSVADVGKWDAARTVNGQPAPIKREGETVSIDGARITVADLSSANGFVHGIDKVNLPAAKQN; this is encoded by the coding sequence ATGACTACTCCCCAGAACACCCAGCAAACCGAGACGTCGAACCTCAGCGTGCTCGACACCGTCGCCGCCAACGGTTCGTTCGGCATTTTCGGCCGCGCCGTGGAACAAGCCGGCTTGAAGGAAACCTTGGCCGGACCGGGACCGTTCACCGTCTTCGCGCCGACCGATGCGGCTTTCGACAGCCTGCCGGCAGGCAAGTTGGACGATCTGTTCAAGCCGGAAAACCAGGAGCAACTGAGCTCGATCCTCAAGTACCACATCGTCAACGGCCGGCGCAGCGTGGCCGACGTGGGCAAGTGGGATGCGGCCAGGACCGTCAACGGCCAGCCGGCGCCGATCAAGCGCGAGGGCGAGACCGTCAGCATCGACGGTGCGCGCATCACCGTGGCCGACCTGAGCTCGGCCAACGGGTTCGTGCACGGAATCGACAAAGTCAACCTGCCGGCGGCGAAGCAGAACTAG